From the Chiroxiphia lanceolata isolate bChiLan1 chromosome 13, bChiLan1.pri, whole genome shotgun sequence genome, one window contains:
- the PDPR gene encoding pyruvate dehydrogenase phosphatase regulatory subunit, mitochondrial, with product MFLRVLSDIQWRAANPKWRRMTSSRRSTSTTAEPHPVSLPAQAQVVICGGGITGTSVAYHLSKMGWKDIVLLEQGRLAAGTTRFCAGIVSTARPVSIELKMAHYSNKLYQQLEQETGVPTGYMKTGSLSLAQTQDRLISLKRIASSLNVMGIPCEIITPKQAVQLHPLINIHDLVGAMYLPEDALVTSANVSLALATAASRNGVQIHERTSVSHVTVQKGRVTGVETDRGRIQCQYFVNCAGQWAYELGHSGEVPVHIPLHACEHFYLLTHPLAEPLSSSLPTVVDPDGRIYIRNWQGGILSGGFEKNPKPLFTEGRNQLEIQNLQEDWDHFGPLLSALLRRMPGLEALQILQLVNCPESFTPDMRCIMGESPTARGYFVLAGMNSAGISYGGGAGKYLAEWMVNGYPSDNVWPLDLKRFGTLQSSRTFLRHRVMEVMPLMCDLKVPRWDFQTGRQLRTSPLYDRLDAQGARWMEKHGFERVKYFVPPGKDLLDLDHSKTFYKPDWFDIVGAEVKCCKEAVCVIDMSSFTKFEISSTGDEALENLQYLFSNDLDVPVGHVVHTGMLNEKGGYENDCSIARLSKRSFFMISPTDQQVHCWAWLKNRLPDDSNLTLEDVTWKYTALNLIGPRAVDVLSELSYAPMTAEHFPSLFCKEMSVGYANGIRVMSITHTGEPGFVLYIPIEYALHVYNEVMNMGQKYGIRNAGYYALRSLRIEKFFAFWGQDLDAFTTPMECGREFQVKLEKGMEFVGQEALLEQKQNGVYKRFTMFILEDHDTDMDLWPWWGEPIFRNGRYVGKTTSSAYSYTLERHVCLGFVHNFDEKTGEELVVTTDFINQGEYEIDIAGQRFQAKAKLYPFSSLFTQRRRKDEVELSGYQTE from the exons ATGTTTCTCCGAGTGCTGTCCGATATCCAGTGGCGGGCAGCCAACCCGAAATGGAGGAGGATGACCAGCTCCCGGAGAAGCACCTCAACCACAGCAGAACCTCACCCAGTTTCCTtgccagcacaggcacaggTTGTCATCTGTGGTGGTGGAATCACCGGCACCTCCGTGGCATATCACCTCTCCAAGATGGGTTGGAAGGATATAGTCTTACTTGAGCAGGGCAG GTTGGCTGCTGGTACCACTCGCTTCTGTGCGGGCATTGTGAGCACAGCCAGGCCCGTGTCCATAGAGCTGAAGATGGCACACTATTCAAACAAGCTCTACCAGCAGCTGGAACAGGAGACGGGAGTGCCAACAG GGTACATGAAGACAGGCTCTCTGTCCCTGGCTCAGACCCAGGACCGGCTGATCTCTCTGAAGCGCATCGCTTCCTCGCTGAA TGTGATGGGCATCCCCTGTGAAATTATCACCCCAAAGCAAGCGGTGCAGCTCCACCCGCTCATCAACATCCACGACCTCGTGGGGGCCATGTATTTGCCAGAAGATGCGCTCGTGACATCTGCCAATGTGAGTCTGGCTCTGGCAACCGCGGCCTCACGAAATG GTGTCCAGATTCACGAAAGGACGAGTGTCAGTCACGTCACAGTCCAGAAGGGTCGTGTGACTGGAGTGGAGACTGACAGGGGGCGGATTCAATGCCAGTACTTTGTCAACTGTGCTGGCCAG TGGGCCTATGAGTTGGGCCACTCTGGGGAGGTGCCAGTCCATATCCCACTCCATGCCTGCGAGCACTTCTACCTCCTGACACACCCTCTGGCGGAGCCTCTGTCCAGCAGCTTACCCA ctgtTGTCGACCCAGATGGCAGGATCTACATACGCAACTGGCAGGGTGGCATCCTCTCAGGAGGCTTTGAGAAGAACCCCAAACCTCTCTTCACGGAGGGACGGAACCAGCTGGAGATTCAGAACCTCCAAGAAGACTGGGATCATTTTG GGCCACTTCTGAGCGCCCTCCTGCGCAGGATGCCGGGTTTGGAGGCTCTGCAGATCCTGCAGTTGGTGAACTGCCCCGAGTCCTTCACACCAGACATGAGATGCATCATGGGAGAGTCGCCCACCGCGCGGGGCTACTTCGTTCTGGCCGGCATGAACTCAGCTGGGATTTCGTATGGTGGGGGAGCAGGCAA GTACCTGGCAGAGTGGATGGTGAATGGGTATCCATCAGACAATGTCTGGCCTCTGGATCTGAAGCGCTTTGGGACCCTCCAGAGCAGCCGCACTTTCCTCCGTCACCGGGTTATGGAAGTCATGC CCCTCATGTGTGACCTGAAGGTTCCCCGCTGGGACTTCCAGACGGGCAGGCAGCTGCGCACGTCACCGCTGTACGACCGCCTGGACGCACAGGGGGCCAGGTGGATGGAGAAGCACGGATTTGAGAGAGTCAAGTATTTTGTCCCGCCTGGAAAAG ATCTGCTGGATCTGGATCACAGCAAAACCTTTTACAAGCCAGACTGGTTTGATATCGTGGGTGCCGAAGTCAAGTGCTGTAAGGAGGCGGTTTGTGTGATTGACATGTCGTCTTTTACCAAGTTTGAAATAAGT TCCACAGGAGATGAGGCCCTGGAGAATCTGCAGTATCTCTTCTCGAATGACCTGGATGTGCCAGTTGGGCATGTTGTGCACACAGGAATGCTTAATGAGAAAGGAGGGTATGAGAATGACTGCAGCATAGCCCGGCTCAGCAAACGCAG CTTCTTCATGATCTCCCCCACTGACCAGCAAGTGCATTGCTGGGCCTGGCTGAAGAACCGTTTGCCAGATGACAGCAACCTGACCCTGGAGGATGTGACCTGGAAGTACACAG CTCTCAATCTGATTGGCCCCCGTGCTGTGGATGTCTTGTCAGAGCTGTCCTATGCCCCCATGACTGCAGAAcactttccctctctcttttgcAAG GAGATGAGCGTGGGCTATGCTAATGGCATCCGTGTGATGAGTATCACTCACACAGGAGAACCTGGATTCGTGCTTTATATCCCCATAGAG TATGCCCTCCATGTGTACAACGAGGTGATGAACATGGGACAGAAGTACGGGATCCGGAATGCCGGGTATTACGCGCTCCGCAGCCTGCGCATTGAGAAGTTCTTTGCCTTCTGGGGCCAGGATCTGGATGCTTTTACCACTCCTATGGAGTGTGGACGTGAGTTCCAGGTCAAGCTGGAAAAG GGCATGGAGTTTGTCGGCCAGGAGGCgctgctggagcagaagcagaacGGTGTGTACAAGCGCTTCACCATGTTCATCCTGGAGGACCATGACACGGATATGGACCTCTGGCCCTGGTGGGGGGAGCCCATTTTCCGCAACGGCCGCTACGTGGGCAAGACCACCAGCAGTGCCTACAGCTACACCCTGGAGCGCCACGTCTGCCTCGGCTTCGTGCACAACTTCGACGAGAAGACGGGAGAAGAGCTGGTGGTGACGACCGACTTCATCAACCAGGGGGAGTACGAGATCGACATCGCTGGGCAGCGCTTCCAGGCCAAAGCCAAGCTCTACCCCTTCAGCTCCCTCTTCACGCAGCGGCGCCGCAAGGACGAGGTGGAACTGAGTGGCTACCAGACAGAGTAG